A single window of Caldilineales bacterium DNA harbors:
- a CDS encoding adenylate kinase, with amino-acid sequence MTANANSRTFLVFLGPPGSGKGTQARSLAGVLGIPQVSTGDLFRHHIKNQTELGRLAKTFIDQGDLVPDEVTIRMVEARLAEPDAAAGVILDGFPRTLAQATALDRLLEAVGGLDLAPLLAVDDGVVMRRITGRRLCPLCNAVYHIEFDPPQVAGRCDLDGAELLQRADDYPDTVHNRLYVYYKQTSPLVGYYYAKGLLAEIDGDRSPQEVQAALMAVLAERGLTDATAR; translated from the coding sequence ATGACTGCCAATGCCAACTCTCGCACCTTCCTTGTGTTTTTGGGGCCGCCTGGTTCGGGGAAGGGAACTCAGGCCCGTTCGCTGGCCGGGGTGTTGGGCATCCCCCAGGTTTCTACCGGCGATCTCTTTCGCCACCACATCAAGAACCAGACCGAATTGGGCCGGCTGGCGAAAACCTTTATCGACCAGGGCGACCTGGTGCCCGATGAGGTGACCATCCGCATGGTCGAGGCGCGCCTGGCCGAGCCGGACGCGGCGGCCGGCGTCATCCTCGATGGTTTCCCGCGCACGCTGGCGCAGGCGACGGCGCTGGATCGGCTGCTGGAGGCGGTCGGCGGCCTGGACCTGGCCCCGCTGCTGGCGGTGGACGACGGCGTGGTGATGCGTCGCATCACCGGGCGCCGTCTGTGCCCGCTCTGCAACGCCGTGTATCATATCGAGTTCGACCCACCGCAGGTGGCAGGACGTTGTGATCTGGATGGCGCCGAACTGCTGCAACGCGCCGACGACTACCCGGATACGGTTCATAATCGCCTGTACGTGTACTACAAGCAGACCTCGCCGCTGGTGGGCTATTATTATGCCAAAGGGCTGCTGGCCGAGATCGATGGCGATCGTTCGCCCCAGGAGGTGCAGGCGGCGCTCATGGCCGTTTTGGCCGAGCGTGGGTTGACGGACGCCACCGCTCGGTGA
- a CDS encoding cyclic-di-AMP receptor gives MQLLLAIIHDEDADPLGKRLNALGFRITRFQTVGGFLSAANATVVMAVHDDEIEQVLAVIRSVCRTRHTIISPIPWAVEPGQAPFAAPAAPLEAEVGGATVFCLPVQGFHRLPGALSPSPEPSPRPRGSTMNLVLAIVHNDDAAAIANALLAADHRLTRINTAGGFLRRGNVTLLIGVEADKTEQVLAIISAHARARGATAEESASQGATVFVLEAARFLQI, from the coding sequence ATGCAACTTCTCCTCGCCATCATCCACGACGAAGACGCCGACCCGCTCGGCAAGCGCCTCAACGCCCTGGGTTTTCGCATCACCCGCTTTCAGACCGTGGGCGGCTTCCTCAGCGCGGCCAACGCCACCGTCGTCATGGCAGTACATGACGACGAGATCGAGCAGGTGCTGGCCGTCATCCGCTCCGTCTGTCGCACCCGCCACACCATCATCAGCCCCATCCCCTGGGCGGTCGAGCCGGGCCAGGCGCCGTTTGCCGCGCCGGCCGCCCCGTTGGAAGCCGAAGTGGGCGGGGCCACCGTTTTTTGTCTGCCGGTGCAAGGATTCCACCGTCTCCCCGGCGCCCTCTCCCCATCTCCCGAACCCTCCCCCCGACCAAGAGGCAGTACGATGAACCTTGTCCTCGCCATCGTCCACAACGACGACGCCGCCGCCATCGCCAACGCCCTTCTGGCCGCCGACCACCGCCTGACGCGCATCAACACCGCCGGCGGCTTCCTGCGCCGTGGCAATGTCACCCTCCTCATCGGCGTCGAAGCCGACAAGACCGAGCAAGTGCTGGCGATCATATCGGCCCACGCCCGCGCCCGCGGCGCCACGGCCGAAGAAAGCGCCAGCCAGGGAGCCACGGTCTTTGTCCTTGAGGCGGCGCGCTTCCTGCAAATCTGA